In Synechococcus sp. Nb3U1, one DNA window encodes the following:
- a CDS encoding 30S ribosomal protein S1, with product MSRFTATADVGFTTEDFAALLDKYDYHFSPGEIVAGTVFSLEPRGALIDIGAKTAAFLPLQEMSISRLDDPEEMLQPGETREFFILTEENEEGQLTLSIRRIEYMRAWERVRQLQKEDATVRSAIFATNRGGALVRIEGLRGFIPGSHISTRKPKEDLVGEELPLKFLEVDEDRNRLVLSHRRALVERKMNKLEVGEVVVGAVRGIKPYGAFIDIGGVSGLLHISEISHDHIDTPHSVFNVNDEVKVMIIDLDAERGRISLSTKQLEANPGDMTRDPQLVYDGAEEMAAKYREQMLAAKQGQPEEAPVEVAVEELEYAGAAVD from the coding sequence ATGAGTCGATTCACCGCCACTGCTGATGTAGGTTTTACCACCGAGGACTTTGCCGCCCTACTCGATAAGTACGATTATCATTTCAGCCCTGGGGAAATTGTGGCGGGTACAGTGTTTTCGTTGGAGCCGCGTGGTGCGTTGATCGATATTGGGGCCAAAACTGCTGCTTTTCTGCCGTTGCAGGAAATGTCCATTAGCCGGTTGGATGACCCAGAAGAGATGTTGCAGCCGGGGGAGACCCGCGAGTTTTTTATCCTCACCGAAGAGAACGAAGAAGGGCAACTGACTCTCTCCATCCGTCGCATTGAGTACATGCGGGCTTGGGAACGGGTACGGCAGCTGCAAAAAGAAGATGCCACCGTGCGCTCCGCCATTTTTGCCACCAACCGGGGTGGGGCTTTGGTGCGCATCGAGGGGCTGCGGGGCTTTATTCCGGGATCCCACATCAGCACCCGCAAGCCGAAGGAAGATTTGGTGGGTGAAGAATTGCCCCTCAAGTTCTTGGAAGTGGATGAAGATCGCAATCGCCTGGTGTTGAGCCATCGCCGTGCCCTGGTGGAGCGGAAGATGAACAAACTGGAAGTGGGGGAAGTGGTGGTCGGTGCGGTACGCGGCATCAAACCCTACGGCGCCTTCATCGATATTGGCGGCGTTTCCGGCCTATTGCACATTTCCGAGATCTCCCACGATCACATCGATACTCCCCACAGCGTCTTCAACGTCAACGATGAAGTGAAGGTGATGATCATCGACCTGGATGCCGAACGGGGTCGGATTTCGCTATCTACCAAGCAGCTAGAGGCCAATCCTGGCGATATGACCCGCGATCCACAGCTGGTTTACGATGGCGCGGAAGAAATGGCGGCCAAGTATCGCGAGCAAATGCTGGCCGCTAAGCAAGGGCAGCCGGAAGAAGCCCCGGTGGAGGTGGCGGTGGAAGAGTTGGAGTACGCTGGCGCAGCAGTGGATTGA
- the obgE gene encoding GTPase ObgE, which produces MQFIDQAEIEVQAGDGGDGIVAFRREKYVPAGGPSGGNGGRGGSVILVADPNLQTLLDFRFQHVIKAEHGAKGGPNNRTGASGADRLVRVPCGTVVSNAQTGEILGDLTHREDQLLVARGGKGGMGNAHFLSNRNRAPHKFTEGKPGEHVRLRLELKLIAEVGIVGLPNAGKSTLISVVSSARPKVADYPFTTLQPNLGVVPHPLGDGVVFADIPGLIEGAHLGVGLGHEFLRHVERTRVLIHLVDGTAADPVKDYQTIQQELRAYGHGLTEKPQILVLNKIDALAPQEIAERSQGLSTAAATSVLAISAIAKQGLDPLLQRVWEQLSLERQPSGTVEFGLISGNSVH; this is translated from the coding sequence TTGCAATTTATTGACCAAGCGGAAATAGAGGTACAAGCCGGGGATGGCGGAGATGGCATTGTCGCCTTCCGCCGAGAGAAATATGTGCCTGCTGGAGGGCCTTCTGGGGGCAATGGTGGACGCGGGGGCTCGGTGATTTTGGTAGCAGATCCCAATCTACAAACCCTACTGGATTTCCGCTTTCAGCATGTGATCAAAGCCGAGCATGGGGCCAAAGGGGGGCCAAACAATCGCACCGGAGCCAGTGGCGCGGATCGGCTGGTGCGGGTGCCCTGTGGCACGGTGGTGAGCAATGCCCAAACTGGGGAAATACTTGGGGATTTGACCCATCGAGAGGATCAACTGCTGGTGGCTCGAGGGGGCAAGGGGGGCATGGGCAATGCCCACTTTTTGAGCAATCGCAATCGTGCCCCCCACAAGTTTACTGAGGGCAAACCGGGAGAGCATGTGCGCCTGCGGCTGGAGCTGAAACTCATCGCCGAAGTGGGCATTGTCGGTTTGCCGAATGCGGGCAAATCTACCCTGATTTCGGTGGTATCTTCCGCCCGACCCAAGGTTGCCGACTACCCCTTCACAACGTTGCAGCCCAATTTGGGGGTGGTACCCCATCCGCTGGGAGATGGGGTGGTGTTTGCCGATATTCCCGGGCTGATCGAGGGTGCCCATTTGGGGGTGGGGTTAGGACACGAGTTTTTGCGGCATGTGGAGCGGACGCGGGTCTTGATTCATTTGGTGGATGGTACGGCGGCGGATCCCGTCAAGGATTACCAGACGATCCAACAGGAGCTGCGAGCCTACGGCCATGGCCTTACGGAGAAACCGCAGATTCTGGTTTTGAATAAGATCGATGCCCTCGCGCCCCAAGAGATTGCCGAACGCTCCCAAGGGTTATCCACCGCCGCTGCCACTTCGGTTTTGGCCATTTCCGCCATTGCTAAGCAGGGGTTGGATCCCTTGCTGCAGCGGGTGTGGGAACAACTGAGCTTAGAAAGACAGCCCTCTGGCACAGTGGAGTTTGGCTTAATCTCTGGAAACTCTGTACACTAG
- a CDS encoding L-threonylcarbamoyladenylate synthase codes for MAEYFKLHPQYPQARSIQQITAALRDGAVMLYPTDTVYAIGCDVTHKQAVERVRRIKQLSNDKPLTFLCPSLSRIAHYAQVTDPAYRLMRRLIPGPFTFLLPATKLVPKLVMDPKRKTTGIRVPDSSICQALLGELGNPIVSTSAKLSGDTVGSLDVSFGREGQAEDGLESLAAEEMKHLEKQVDLVLDDEAPYRAKVSTVIDLTGPEPLVVRAGLGYDQVADLQVTELRV; via the coding sequence ATGGCCGAGTATTTCAAGCTCCATCCTCAATATCCCCAGGCACGTTCCATTCAGCAGATCACGGCGGCTTTGCGAGATGGCGCTGTGATGCTTTATCCAACGGATACGGTCTATGCCATTGGTTGTGATGTCACCCACAAGCAGGCGGTTGAGCGGGTGCGCCGCATTAAGCAGCTTTCCAACGACAAACCTCTCACTTTTTTGTGCCCCTCTCTATCGCGGATCGCCCACTATGCTCAGGTAACGGATCCCGCCTATCGGTTGATGCGTCGGTTGATCCCTGGCCCCTTTACTTTTCTGCTGCCCGCTACCAAACTGGTTCCCAAGCTGGTGATGGATCCGAAACGGAAAACCACAGGTATTCGTGTGCCCGATTCCAGCATTTGTCAGGCTTTGTTAGGGGAGCTGGGTAATCCAATTGTTTCGACCTCCGCTAAGTTGAGTGGGGATACCGTCGGCTCCCTGGATGTCAGTTTTGGTCGCGAAGGGCAAGCTGAAGATGGGCTGGAAAGTCTTGCTGCAGAGGAAATGAAGCATCTGGAAAAACAGGTGGATCTGGTGCTGGATGATGAGGCTCCCTACCGAGCCAAAGTTTCGACGGTGATTGATCTGACAGGGCCGGAGCCGTTGGTGGTGCGTGCTGGTTTGGGGTACGACCAAGTGGCGGATTTGCAGGTGACAGAATTGAGGGTGTGA
- a CDS encoding zinc ribbon domain-containing protein: MVDKADVTLVEDLKVANMTRRCKPKTGEGGEFLPNGQSAKSGLNKSFADAGIAGFLNEILPYKAAKAGRLVAKVNPAGTSQHCAICLNRVPKELSDRWHNCPHCGVPKKSGPGTSAHSKTRRSKDWRSPPSTRWRKPAVGTT, from the coding sequence ATGGTGGACAAGGCAGACGTAACCCTTGTAGAGGATCTGAAAGTCGCCAACATGACCCGCCGATGCAAGCCAAAGACGGGTGAAGGCGGCGAGTTTTTGCCTAACGGTCAATCGGCCAAGTCTGGGCTGAACAAAAGTTTTGCTGATGCTGGCATAGCCGGGTTCCTGAACGAAATCCTTCCGTACAAAGCTGCAAAAGCTGGGCGGTTGGTCGCGAAGGTTAACCCCGCTGGCACATCCCAGCATTGTGCAATTTGCCTGAACAGAGTGCCGAAGGAGTTGTCCGACCGCTGGCATAACTGCCCCCACTGTGGAGTGCCTAAAAAAAGTGGGCCTGGGACATCGGCTCACTCTAAAACGCGAAGGTCGAAAGACTGGAGAAGCCCGCCCTCTACGCGTTGGCGCAAGCCTGCCGTAGGCACAACGTGA